A genome region from Verrucomicrobiota bacterium includes the following:
- a CDS encoding ABC transporter ATP-binding protein has translation MPPEYKGAGPVLEVRDLSVTYGKGARAVQALDGISLDLRPGEIFGLIGPNGAGKTTLIKAVLGLLTPERGEVRVGGEPGGSVSAKAMLGFMPELAYYYEFLRVGEFLRLCGRLCGLGRRELERRIDTLVERVGLGAHRRKLIKHYSKGMRQKLGLAQAILHEPQVLLLDEPTSGLDPLARRDVRRLMLELRAEGRALLFSSHELSEVETVCDRVAMINGGRLIVAGSLDEILKPYRSYRARVRTAQIERLRQACASSAATLVEGGALEDEVESYVVVARTIEALPALLQRVVDAGALIEDVDHGYESLERLYAEIVEGK, from the coding sequence ATGCCTCCAGAATACAAAGGCGCCGGTCCGGTGCTCGAAGTGCGCGACCTGTCGGTCACCTACGGGAAGGGGGCGCGCGCGGTCCAGGCGCTCGACGGGATCAGCCTCGATCTGCGGCCGGGCGAGATCTTCGGGCTGATCGGCCCCAACGGAGCGGGCAAGACGACGCTCATCAAGGCCGTGCTCGGGCTGCTTACTCCGGAGCGTGGCGAGGTGCGCGTCGGCGGCGAGCCGGGCGGATCGGTGTCGGCCAAGGCGATGCTCGGCTTCATGCCGGAGCTGGCCTACTACTACGAATTTCTGCGCGTGGGCGAGTTCCTGCGGCTCTGCGGGCGGCTCTGCGGGTTGGGCAGGCGCGAGCTCGAACGGCGCATCGACACGCTGGTCGAGCGCGTCGGCCTCGGCGCCCATCGGCGCAAGCTTATCAAGCACTACTCGAAGGGCATGCGGCAGAAGCTCGGGCTGGCGCAGGCGATCCTGCACGAGCCGCAGGTGCTGCTGCTCGACGAGCCGACGAGCGGGCTCGATCCGCTGGCGCGCCGCGACGTGCGCCGGCTCATGCTCGAGTTGCGCGCCGAGGGGCGCGCGCTGCTGTTCTCATCGCACGAGCTGAGCGAGGTCGAGACCGTGTGCGACCGTGTGGCGATGATTAACGGCGGGCGGCTCATCGTGGCGGGCAGCCTCGATGAGATCCTCAAGCCGTACCGGTCGTACCGGGCGCGGGTTCGCACGGCGCAGATCGAGCGGCTGCGTCAGGCGTGCGCGTCGAGCGCGGCGACGCTCGTCGAGGGTGGGGCGCTCGAGGACGAGGTCGAGTCGTACGTCGTCGTGGCACGCACGATCGAGGCGCTGCCGGCGCTGCTGCAGCGTGTGGTGGACGCCGGAGCGCTGATCGAGGACGTGGACCACGGCTACGAGAGCCTCGAGCGGCTCTATGCCGAGATCGTGGAGGGCAAGTGA
- a CDS encoding flippase-like domain-containing protein: MAGNQRPNGVTRVGWRTVVRDPRYAVFALVVIGIIVAAVVWFDKLRPVWAQLATFRPAAIAAALGCQVVKYLAIAMTFHLLLRILNHRIPVPYLFGSGIAMVFFNQTMPSMGTSGNAFMYAALQRRGVSGGSAVIVTILNMLTYYIAFFVLTTSAMVYLALAHALRGGDVAVTAVFFSLMIAFFLWIRFRTMTIERLRRTVNDINRLISRLSRGSLAQAIPDHFADELFEGRALIVNAKKHFVLPVITNLVMFLADSATLLVVLKALGSEAVLYRHVVGAYVVGVILYAFAIVPGALGLYEFGMTGMLVFFGIMPARAVAGTLLFRGFSFWLPIPVGFIVYSCMVHARRRAVCPEPSPSTMSSDGAS, translated from the coding sequence GTGGCCGGAAATCAACGGCCGAATGGGGTGACGCGTGTCGGGTGGCGCACCGTGGTGCGCGACCCGCGTTACGCCGTGTTCGCCCTCGTGGTCATCGGCATCATCGTCGCCGCCGTCGTCTGGTTCGACAAGCTCCGGCCGGTGTGGGCGCAACTGGCGACCTTCCGGCCCGCTGCCATTGCCGCCGCCCTAGGCTGCCAGGTCGTCAAGTACCTGGCCATCGCCATGACCTTCCACCTCCTGCTTCGGATCCTCAACCACCGCATCCCTGTGCCCTACTTGTTCGGCTCCGGCATCGCCATGGTGTTCTTCAACCAGACGATGCCCTCGATGGGCACCTCGGGGAACGCGTTCATGTACGCCGCCTTGCAGCGCCGCGGCGTCTCGGGCGGCAGCGCGGTGATCGTCACCATCCTCAACATGCTGACCTACTACATCGCCTTCTTCGTGCTCACCACCAGCGCGATGGTCTACCTGGCGCTCGCCCACGCGCTGCGAGGCGGCGATGTGGCCGTGACGGCGGTGTTCTTCTCCCTGATGATTGCCTTCTTCCTGTGGATCCGGTTCCGCACCATGACGATCGAGCGGCTCCGGCGCACGGTGAACGACATCAACCGCCTCATCAGCAGACTGAGCCGGGGCAGTCTCGCCCAAGCGATCCCCGACCACTTCGCCGACGAGCTGTTCGAGGGTCGCGCGCTGATCGTCAACGCCAAGAAGCACTTCGTCCTGCCCGTGATCACTAACCTCGTGATGTTCCTGGCCGACTCGGCCACGCTGCTCGTCGTGCTCAAGGCGCTCGGCAGCGAGGCGGTGCTCTACCGGCATGTTGTCGGCGCCTACGTGGTGGGCGTGATCCTCTACGCGTTCGCCATCGTGCCGGGTGCGCTCGGGCTGTACGAGTTCGGCATGACGGGCATGTTGGTGTTCTTCGGCATCATGCCCGCCAGGGCCGTCGCCGGCACGCTGCTGTTCCGCGGTTTCAGCTTCTGGCTGCCGATCCCCGTCGGCTTCATCGTCTATTCCTGCATGGTCCACGCCCGGCGCCGCGCTGTCTGTCCCGAACCGTCACCCAGCACCATGAGCTCTGACGGAGCATCATAG
- a CDS encoding thermonuclease family protein yields the protein MSRTPGIILFVFVLSFVGLCHGEIVRVTAKVTTLSDAETKETRSAGIQGKRFMVYGAAKGWYLIEATISGERKLVWIPATDVEIDWGRTKEGRVAGVPNTNTLKLEGGQWVQLAGIEVTRADTELTRQTLAWLKGLLEGKQVTLEFDEEFAKSNHGYTLAYVYVDGLFVNRALVEHGLAAPLTAYKTGGGRYASVFKRLEDAAKASGAGVWAVRKATETAPTTAEETPEQEEWTEPEQARTLSPAERMQWARNLVTEARVSGARKKTTRSEVADGEDTDNPGRVSELVWTKTLSVTVKNGWGAPLEGLSVRYELFGKSGATSDTVTVYKSGTFERFSLRPNESRTFTSEPVIFQGTESSSTGWVGSKFYGYRITYLLKGTTVKVDASPSSLAGFHVGQDVE from the coding sequence ATGTCGCGCACACCGGGCATCATCCTGTTCGTGTTCGTTCTCTCCTTTGTTGGCCTGTGCCACGGCGAGATCGTGCGGGTCACCGCCAAGGTCACGACGCTCTCCGATGCTGAGACCAAGGAGACCAGATCGGCCGGCATCCAGGGCAAGCGTTTCATGGTCTACGGCGCGGCGAAGGGCTGGTACCTGATCGAGGCGACGATCAGCGGCGAGAGGAAGCTCGTTTGGATCCCGGCGACCGATGTCGAGATCGACTGGGGCCGGACCAAGGAGGGGCGTGTGGCCGGGGTGCCGAACACCAACACGCTCAAGCTCGAGGGCGGACAGTGGGTGCAGCTTGCCGGGATCGAGGTGACGCGGGCCGACACCGAGCTGACGCGGCAGACGCTGGCGTGGCTCAAAGGCTTGCTTGAAGGGAAGCAGGTCACGCTCGAGTTCGACGAGGAGTTCGCCAAGAGCAATCACGGCTACACGCTGGCGTACGTGTACGTAGACGGGTTGTTCGTCAACCGGGCGCTGGTCGAGCACGGGCTGGCGGCCCCCCTGACCGCCTACAAGACCGGCGGGGGGCGCTACGCGTCGGTGTTCAAGCGGCTCGAAGACGCCGCCAAGGCAAGCGGTGCCGGCGTCTGGGCCGTGCGCAAGGCGACCGAGACTGCGCCAACGACCGCGGAGGAGACGCCGGAGCAGGAGGAGTGGACCGAGCCGGAGCAGGCGCGCACATTGAGTCCAGCCGAGCGCATGCAGTGGGCCAGGAACCTGGTGACCGAGGCCAGAGTCAGCGGCGCGCGCAAGAAGACGACCCGCAGCGAGGTCGCCGACGGCGAGGATACCGACAATCCAGGCCGCGTCTCGGAGCTTGTCTGGACCAAGACGCTCAGTGTCACGGTCAAGAACGGCTGGGGCGCTCCGCTCGAGGGGCTGAGCGTCCGGTACGAGTTGTTCGGCAAGTCGGGGGCGACCTCGGATACCGTGACGGTGTACAAGAGCGGCACGTTCGAGCGTTTCAGCCTCAGGCCGAACGAGTCGAGGACGTTCACAAGCGAGCCGGTGATATTCCAGGGCACCGAGTCGTCGTCCACCGGCTGGGTGGGGAGCAAGTTCTACGGCTACCGGATCACCTACCTGCTCAAGGGCACGACGGTGAAAGTGGATGCGTCGCCGTCTTCGCTCGCCGGTTTTCACGTGGGGCAGGATGTCGAGTAG
- a CDS encoding thermonuclease family protein, whose protein sequence is MVRLSRVVASAFLVALLVTGASGEIVKVTAEKARFYDAETKELKTFNAKGKRFLVYSVQKDWYLVEATINKEKKLVWLAMADAAIDWSDARTARVAGVVNTSTLKLDTGQFVQFAGIVVTRDDTTLTRQTYEWLKGLLEGKEVVLELEASGDQGTPAAYVYVGGLFVNRALVEYGAATVAEAGETAERYAPVFDRYAAQARQEQRGIWAPTEPAATTGNATPAQGATGPARKLTQAELTQWSLRLQVNVAVRTEKIKTGKDADEICLRYPVRNRLPESGPPPEIDAAIITAA, encoded by the coding sequence ATGGTGCGGCTGTCCCGCGTTGTAGCCTCTGCTTTTCTCGTTGCCCTGCTCGTCACGGGCGCTTCGGGCGAGATCGTCAAGGTCACGGCGGAGAAGGCACGCTTCTACGACGCCGAGACCAAGGAGCTGAAGACCTTCAATGCCAAAGGCAAGCGGTTCCTTGTCTATAGCGTGCAGAAGGACTGGTATCTGGTCGAGGCCACGATCAACAAGGAGAAGAAGCTCGTTTGGCTGGCGATGGCCGACGCGGCGATCGACTGGAGCGACGCGAGGACGGCGCGCGTGGCTGGCGTGGTCAACACGAGCACGCTCAAACTCGACACCGGCCAGTTCGTGCAGTTCGCGGGCATTGTGGTGACGCGCGACGACACCACGTTGACACGGCAGACCTACGAGTGGCTCAAGGGCTTGCTTGAGGGCAAGGAGGTCGTGCTCGAGCTCGAGGCGAGTGGGGATCAGGGCACTCCAGCAGCGTACGTCTACGTCGGCGGGCTGTTCGTCAATCGCGCGCTGGTCGAGTACGGGGCCGCGACCGTGGCTGAGGCCGGCGAGACGGCGGAGCGGTATGCGCCGGTATTCGACCGCTACGCGGCCCAGGCGCGGCAGGAGCAGCGGGGCATCTGGGCGCCGACGGAGCCCGCGGCGACGACCGGGAACGCCACACCGGCCCAGGGGGCGACCGGTCCCGCGCGGAAGCTCACGCAGGCCGAGTTGACTCAGTGGAGCCTCCGGCTGCAGGTGAACGTTGCGGTCCGCACCGAGAAGATCAAGACCGGCAAAGACGCCGACGAGATCTGCCTGCGCTATCCTGTCCGGAACAGGCTGCCGGAGTCAGGGCCTCCGCCCGAGATTGACGCGGCCATCATCACCGCGGCCTGA
- a CDS encoding SDR family NAD(P)-dependent oxidoreductase, with protein sequence MGEASSVLVTGGAGFIGSHLVERLLGMGRRVVVVDNFCDFYDAAIKRRNVELAHGNTNYTLREGDIRDQAFMEDVFAAGRFDCVVHLAAMAGVRPSIEQPRYYNDVNINGTMNVLECCRLFGDRPSGRPRLVFASSSSVYGVNAKVPFHEDDRVEKAISPYAATKLANEVMCHTYHHLYGFPVVCLRFFTVYGPRQRPEMAIAKFIRLIHAGDEVPMFGDGTTRRDYTYFDDIVDGIVASMDAACEYEIINLGNSRTVELRELIGLIASALGKKPRIKQLPLQPGDVPITYADIGKANRLLGYDPGYPIERGIQSAVRWHLDHAHH encoded by the coding sequence ATGGGCGAGGCATCGAGCGTTCTGGTCACGGGCGGTGCGGGATTCATCGGGTCGCACCTGGTCGAGCGGCTGCTCGGCATGGGGCGGCGCGTCGTGGTGGTCGACAACTTCTGCGATTTCTACGATGCGGCGATCAAGCGGCGCAACGTTGAGCTTGCCCACGGCAACACGAACTACACGCTGCGCGAGGGCGACATCCGCGACCAGGCGTTCATGGAGGACGTCTTCGCCGCGGGCCGGTTCGATTGCGTCGTGCATCTGGCCGCGATGGCGGGCGTGCGGCCGTCCATCGAACAGCCTCGCTACTACAACGACGTCAACATCAACGGCACGATGAACGTGCTCGAATGCTGCCGGTTGTTCGGCGATCGGCCGTCCGGCCGCCCAAGGCTCGTGTTCGCGTCGAGCTCGTCGGTCTACGGCGTCAACGCCAAGGTGCCGTTTCACGAAGACGACCGGGTCGAGAAGGCGATCTCGCCGTACGCGGCCACTAAGCTCGCCAACGAGGTGATGTGCCACACCTACCACCACCTCTACGGGTTCCCTGTCGTCTGCTTACGGTTCTTCACCGTCTATGGGCCCCGGCAGCGGCCCGAGATGGCGATTGCCAAGTTCATCCGGCTGATCCACGCCGGCGACGAGGTGCCGATGTTCGGCGACGGCACGACGCGGCGCGACTACACGTATTTTGACGATATCGTTGACGGCATCGTCGCCTCAATGGACGCTGCGTGCGAATACGAGATCATCAACTTGGGCAACTCGCGCACAGTCGAGCTGCGCGAACTGATCGGGCTGATCGCATCGGCGCTTGGTAAGAAGCCTCGTATCAAGCAGTTGCCGCTCCAGCCGGGCGATGTGCCAATCACGTACGCCGACATCGGGAAAGCCAATCGCTTGCTCGGCTACGATCCAGGTTATCCCATCGAGCGTGGCATCCAGAGCGCGGTCAGGTGGCACCTCGACCACGCGCACCACTGA